Proteins from a genomic interval of Paenibacillus lentus:
- a CDS encoding LacI family DNA-binding transcriptional regulator: MASITIKDIAKMCGVGVTTVSRAINNHPDISEETKTMIMKVIKENHYVPNNSARNLKRSVSKTIAVLIKGITNPFFNPMIQVFERETQRRKYSFILQRVDEKQDEIEVAIELEKEKRLKGIVFLGGYFSHSKEKLDQLTVPFVLSTIGMAEEFDLNDYSSVSVDDVKESYKIVDYLCNEGHRKIAIITAPMDDVSIGKLRYEGYRKALKHHGIEFNERLVRCMREDIDSYSMENGYEVTKELLQSGEEFTAIYAVSDSLAIGACKAIFESGRRVPEDYSVVGFDGLDISFYYNPSITTIKQPTEEIAQETIKILFDLIDKKITHAHKTFPGELVIRNSTKRLN; this comes from the coding sequence ATGGCTTCTATTACAATTAAAGATATTGCAAAGATGTGCGGCGTTGGTGTAACTACGGTCTCCCGAGCGATCAATAATCATCCGGACATTAGTGAAGAGACCAAGACGATGATTATGAAGGTCATCAAGGAGAATCACTATGTGCCGAATAACAGTGCAAGAAATTTAAAACGCTCGGTGTCCAAGACGATTGCGGTGCTAATTAAGGGGATAACCAACCCTTTTTTCAACCCGATGATTCAAGTATTCGAGAGGGAAACCCAACGAAGGAAGTATTCATTCATCTTGCAGCGGGTTGATGAGAAGCAGGATGAAATCGAAGTGGCCATCGAGCTGGAGAAGGAAAAAAGACTAAAGGGTATCGTATTCCTCGGGGGGTATTTCTCTCATAGCAAAGAGAAATTGGATCAGTTAACGGTACCATTCGTGTTAAGTACGATCGGCATGGCGGAAGAGTTCGATCTCAATGACTATTCCTCGGTATCGGTCGATGACGTGAAAGAGAGTTATAAGATCGTTGATTATTTATGCAATGAGGGGCATCGGAAGATTGCGATCATTACGGCTCCTATGGACGATGTAAGTATCGGTAAATTACGATACGAAGGGTATAGGAAGGCCTTAAAGCACCACGGAATTGAATTCAATGAGCGGCTGGTGCGTTGCATGCGGGAGGATATCGACAGCTACTCTATGGAGAACGGATATGAGGTAACGAAGGAACTGCTGCAGTCCGGTGAGGAATTCACGGCGATTTACGCCGTCTCGGACAGCCTGGCCATCGGGGCCTGCAAAGCCATATTCGAGTCCGGGCGCAGAGTGCCGGAGGATTATTCGGTCGTCGGCTTTGACGGACTAGATATTTCTTTCTATTATAATCCATCGATTACGACCATTAAGCAGCCGACTGAGGAAATTGCTCAAGAGACGATAAAGATATTATTTGATCTGATCGATAAGAAAATAACTCATGCCCATAAAACATTTCCCGGTGAGCTGGTTATCAGGAACTCTACGAAGCGCTTAAACTAA
- a CDS encoding carbohydrate ABC transporter permease: MQKTNKGADALIFLILFVLAVAFISPILIVLMNSFKGKFFISDTPFLFPNSQTFSGISNYTSGIAKTDFISAFGMSLFITVFSVGVIVLFTSMTAWYITRVKTKFNQLLYYIFVFSMIVPFQMVMFTMTKTANVLNLDNPIGIIFIYLGFGSGLSVFLFSGFVKSIPIEIEEAVMIDGCNPAQSFFKVVLPILKPIAITVAILNVMWVWNDYLLPDLVIGSEYKTIPIAIQYLKGGYGSIDMGAMMAMLVLAIVPIVIFYLLCQKYIIEGVVAGAVKG, encoded by the coding sequence ATGCAAAAGACAAATAAAGGAGCAGACGCTCTTATATTTCTTATTTTATTCGTTTTAGCAGTAGCGTTTATTTCACCAATTTTGATCGTATTGATGAACTCTTTTAAAGGAAAGTTCTTTATCAGCGACACTCCGTTCTTGTTTCCGAATAGTCAGACGTTCTCGGGCATCAGCAACTATACAAGTGGTATTGCCAAGACCGATTTCATTTCTGCATTCGGCATGTCGTTGTTTATTACAGTGTTCTCCGTCGGCGTTATTGTGCTGTTTACGTCGATGACGGCTTGGTATATTACGAGAGTAAAGACGAAATTTAATCAATTGCTGTACTATATATTCGTCTTCTCAATGATCGTGCCTTTTCAAATGGTGATGTTCACGATGACGAAAACGGCTAACGTACTGAATCTTGACAATCCGATTGGTATCATCTTTATATATTTAGGTTTTGGTTCAGGCCTGTCAGTGTTCCTGTTCAGTGGATTTGTGAAGTCCATTCCGATTGAGATCGAAGAGGCGGTCATGATCGACGGATGTAATCCTGCACAGTCCTTCTTTAAAGTGGTTCTGCCGATCCTTAAACCGATCGCAATCACAGTTGCAATCCTGAATGTCATGTGGGTATGGAATGACTACCTATTGCCCGATCTGGTTATCGGCAGTGAATACAAGACGATTCCAATTGCAATCCAGTATCTCAAGGGCGGGTATGGCTCGATTGATATGGGAGCTATGATGGCGATGCTGGTGCTTGCGATTGTACCCATTGTTATATTCTACTTGCTATGTCAGAAATATATTATTGAAGGCGTCGTAGCAGGAGCGGTTAAGGGCTGA
- a CDS encoding carbohydrate ABC transporter permease, which produces MQKSIKKYFALFALPTIIAFSVAFVIPFLLGVYLSFTEFTTVNDAKWVGLSNYVKAFSNQDFLNALWFTVKFTLVSVLTINVFAFSLAMLLTRGKRGTNLFRTVFFMPNLIGGIVLGYIWQLIINGVLYNFDLTLTSDPKYGFWGLVVLMNWQLIGYMMIIYVAGIQNVPKDVIEVAKIDGASKFQVLRNVTLPLVMPSITICLFLSLSNSFKLFDQNLALTAGAPAKQTAMLALDIYNTFYGKTGWEGVGQAKAVVFFVLVAMIALVQLLITRRKEVES; this is translated from the coding sequence ATGCAAAAGTCGATAAAGAAATATTTTGCCCTTTTTGCATTGCCAACGATTATCGCCTTTTCGGTCGCTTTTGTCATACCTTTCTTGTTGGGTGTATATTTGTCTTTCACGGAGTTTACGACTGTGAATGATGCAAAGTGGGTAGGATTAAGTAATTACGTCAAGGCGTTTTCGAATCAGGACTTTTTGAATGCATTATGGTTTACAGTGAAATTCACCTTGGTATCTGTACTTACGATTAATGTGTTTGCCTTTAGTCTTGCCATGCTGTTGACTCGAGGCAAGAGGGGGACGAACCTATTCCGGACCGTATTCTTTATGCCAAACTTAATCGGGGGGATCGTGCTCGGCTACATTTGGCAGCTGATCATTAACGGTGTTCTGTATAATTTTGATCTTACCTTAACCTCTGATCCGAAATATGGTTTCTGGGGACTCGTCGTGCTGATGAACTGGCAGCTGATCGGTTATATGATGATTATTTATGTTGCCGGAATTCAGAACGTTCCTAAAGACGTGATCGAAGTCGCGAAGATCGATGGTGCTTCAAAGTTCCAGGTACTGCGCAATGTTACATTGCCGCTAGTTATGCCGTCGATCACGATATGTTTGTTCTTGTCGTTGTCGAATTCCTTCAAGCTGTTCGACCAGAACCTGGCTTTGACGGCTGGTGCGCCTGCGAAGCAGACAGCGATGCTGGCATTGGACATTTACAACACCTTCTATGGTAAGACGGGTTGGGAAGGCGTAGGTCAGGCAAAGGCGGTTGTGTTCTTCGTCCTGGTCGCTATGATTGCGCTGGTGCAACTTCTTATTACTAGAAGGAAGGAGGTTGAGAGCTAA
- a CDS encoding ABC transporter substrate-binding protein, with amino-acid sequence MSKLKKMLGIMLVLTLVTVLAACGKSNESATGDNGGKGEGTDGGAKEIYFLNFKPEIAEVYEKIAKDYEAETGVKVKVVTAASGTYETKLKSEISKKDAPTIFQINGPVGYQAWKDYALDLKDTKLYSYLSDPSLAVTSEDGVYGIPYVVEGYGIIYNDAIMQKYFALPDKAVSISSASEINNFDTLKAVVEDMTAKKEQLDIKGVFASTSLGAGEQWRWQTHLANLPLYYEFKDNTEFDNTVLAGLAADEVQFKYNEYYKNIFDLYTNNSVTKGTLLGGKSVADSMAEFALGQVAMVQNGNWAWGQINEVGGNVVKAEDIKFLPIYTGMSGEEKQGLAIGTENYLSINSKVSPEKQQASIEFLEWLFTSDKGKAYVTQELGFIAPFNTFNEDEKPADPLAREVMTWMEKDVTSVPWTFAAFPSEEFKNQFGDALLQYVQGNQAWDEVVKVFTDSWKAEKAK; translated from the coding sequence ATGAGCAAGCTTAAGAAAATGTTAGGAATTATGCTTGTACTCACCTTGGTTACAGTGCTGGCGGCATGTGGAAAGAGCAATGAATCGGCAACCGGCGATAACGGTGGTAAAGGCGAAGGCACAGATGGTGGAGCTAAAGAGATTTATTTCTTGAACTTTAAACCTGAGATTGCTGAAGTTTATGAGAAGATTGCTAAAGATTATGAAGCGGAAACAGGAGTTAAGGTCAAAGTGGTTACTGCTGCAAGCGGAACTTATGAGACGAAATTGAAATCGGAAATATCCAAAAAGGATGCACCGACGATTTTTCAAATTAACGGTCCTGTAGGCTATCAAGCTTGGAAAGATTATGCGTTGGATCTGAAAGATACAAAGCTTTACAGCTACTTATCCGACCCTAGCCTTGCTGTAACGAGCGAAGATGGAGTTTACGGTATTCCTTACGTCGTGGAAGGCTATGGCATCATCTATAATGATGCGATTATGCAGAAGTATTTTGCCTTGCCGGATAAAGCGGTTTCAATTTCTTCGGCATCTGAAATCAACAACTTCGATACCTTGAAGGCTGTTGTGGAGGATATGACAGCGAAGAAGGAACAGCTTGATATCAAAGGTGTATTCGCTTCCACATCACTCGGTGCGGGTGAACAGTGGAGATGGCAAACTCACTTGGCTAACCTGCCGCTGTATTATGAATTCAAAGATAACACGGAGTTCGACAATACAGTATTAGCTGGTCTAGCGGCGGATGAAGTACAGTTTAAATATAACGAATACTATAAAAATATCTTTGATTTGTATACAAACAATTCGGTTACGAAAGGAACGCTTCTAGGTGGAAAATCCGTAGCCGACTCCATGGCTGAATTTGCGCTTGGTCAAGTCGCTATGGTTCAGAACGGAAACTGGGCTTGGGGACAAATCAATGAAGTCGGCGGCAACGTAGTTAAAGCCGAGGATATTAAATTCCTACCGATTTACACAGGTATGAGTGGAGAAGAGAAACAAGGCCTTGCTATTGGAACTGAGAACTATCTTTCCATTAACAGCAAAGTATCGCCTGAGAAACAGCAGGCTTCAATCGAATTCCTGGAGTGGCTGTTCACGAGCGACAAAGGAAAAGCGTATGTTACGCAAGAACTAGGATTTATTGCGCCGTTCAATACATTTAATGAAGATGAGAAACCGGCTGATCCGCTGGCTAGAGAAGTCATGACTTGGATGGAGAAGGACGTAACCTCTGTACCTTGGACGTTCGCTGCCTTCCCGAGCGAGGAATTCAAAAATCAGTTTGGCGATGCCCTGCTGCAATATGTTCAAGGCAACCAAGCTTGGGATGAAGTTGTGAAGGTCTTTACGGACAGCTGGAAGGCTGAGAAGGCAAAATAA
- a CDS encoding cation-translocating P-type ATPase, with the protein MWHLKSQEEVLKELQVDPAVGLSEEEVRARLEQHGPNKLKGKPKKSMIALFLAQLKDMLIYVLLGAAVVTLIVGEYVDAIIILAVVLLNALIGVFQEHKAEKAIEALQQMTTPRSLVRRQGEVKEINSEDIVPGDIVILDAGRYIPADLRLLDSANLQIEESALTGESVPSDKDASALLDDPKTPIGDMSNMAFMSTLVTYGRGEGIAVATGMSTEMGKIATILDEDNHELTPLQKKLEELGKTLGLIAIGVCVLIFVIGLIQKRDLFELFLTAISLAVAAIPEGLPAIVAIVLALGVTRMSRINAIVKKLPAVETLGSVNIICSDKTGTLTQNKMTVVKYYTATPLGDEPPVELIKSFVLCSDATYENGESTGDPTEVALVVYGEQNNMIKKSLEAEYKRVSEKPFDSDRKLMSTLNKTRTGYRVHTKGAIDQLLNISTSAVVGGEVVPLTEELKQQYLNAAESMSDDALRVLGAAYKDTEQLISPDEMEQDLTILGFVGMIDPPRLEVKDSIREAKSAGITCVMITGDHRNTAVAIAKELGIADSIEQSMTGAEIDELSDAAFTQKIKNIRVFARVSPEHKVKIVKAYKAQGNTVSMTGDGVNDAPSLKNADIGVAMGITGTDVSKGASDMILTDDNFTTIVHAIREGRNIYANIRKTVTFLLSCNFGEVVAILASILFFWPLPLLATQILWVNLVTDTLPAIALGVDPGEEDVMKRKPRDPKESFFAGGAAFRAILGGILIGSLTLFAFYLGLREHGFSMNSANISEEAMTYARTMAFVVLAASQLFYSFSKRSDTKSIFQVGLFSNKLLVGAVIAGLVLQFASISIPFLAAAFKVHNLSLADWGVVIALALIPLIINEIIKGFMRMGTAKQA; encoded by the coding sequence ATGTGGCATTTGAAATCACAGGAAGAAGTGCTCAAGGAGCTGCAGGTCGATCCGGCTGTCGGGCTTTCTGAGGAAGAAGTACGCGCAAGGCTGGAGCAGCACGGGCCGAACAAATTAAAGGGCAAACCGAAGAAAAGCATGATTGCTCTATTTTTAGCCCAGTTAAAGGATATGCTCATTTATGTGCTCTTGGGCGCAGCAGTAGTCACGCTAATCGTAGGCGAATATGTGGATGCCATTATTATTCTAGCTGTTGTTCTACTGAATGCGTTGATCGGTGTGTTCCAGGAGCATAAGGCGGAGAAGGCCATTGAAGCTCTGCAGCAAATGACTACGCCTAGGTCGCTTGTTCGCCGTCAAGGTGAGGTGAAGGAGATTAATTCCGAGGATATCGTGCCAGGGGATATTGTTATATTAGATGCAGGTCGTTACATACCGGCTGATCTTCGGCTGCTGGATAGTGCCAATTTGCAGATTGAGGAATCCGCTCTGACCGGGGAATCCGTCCCATCGGATAAAGATGCTTCGGCCTTACTCGATGACCCCAAGACACCGATTGGAGATATGTCCAATATGGCCTTCATGTCTACTCTCGTAACTTATGGAAGGGGAGAGGGCATCGCAGTGGCTACCGGGATGAGCACGGAAATGGGGAAAATCGCGACGATCCTCGATGAGGACAATCATGAACTGACCCCGCTGCAAAAAAAATTGGAGGAGCTTGGCAAGACGCTGGGCCTCATCGCTATTGGCGTCTGTGTACTGATTTTTGTTATCGGTCTTATTCAGAAGCGTGATCTGTTCGAGTTGTTCCTTACCGCCATCAGTTTGGCCGTAGCGGCTATTCCGGAAGGACTTCCGGCTATCGTTGCCATTGTTCTCGCGCTTGGCGTGACTAGAATGTCAAGGATTAACGCGATTGTGAAGAAGCTTCCTGCCGTAGAGACGCTCGGCTCCGTCAATATTATTTGTTCGGATAAAACGGGTACCTTGACTCAAAATAAAATGACTGTCGTGAAATACTATACTGCTACACCGCTGGGAGATGAACCCCCGGTAGAGCTGATTAAATCATTCGTGCTCTGTTCGGACGCAACGTATGAGAACGGGGAAAGCACGGGAGATCCAACCGAGGTTGCACTCGTCGTATACGGGGAACAGAACAATATGATCAAGAAATCATTGGAGGCCGAATATAAGAGAGTTTCCGAGAAGCCCTTTGATTCGGATCGCAAGCTCATGTCTACGTTAAACAAGACAAGAACGGGCTACCGCGTCCATACCAAGGGGGCGATTGATCAACTGTTGAATATTTCAACTTCTGCAGTCGTGGGAGGGGAAGTTGTCCCTCTGACTGAGGAGCTGAAGCAGCAATACTTGAACGCAGCTGAAAGCATGTCTGATGATGCTTTAAGGGTGCTCGGCGCCGCGTATAAAGATACGGAACAGCTCATATCGCCGGATGAAATGGAGCAGGATTTAACGATTCTTGGTTTTGTTGGCATGATTGACCCGCCAAGGCTAGAAGTCAAGGATTCCATCCGGGAGGCGAAATCTGCGGGAATTACTTGTGTGATGATTACGGGCGACCATCGCAACACGGCCGTGGCAATTGCCAAGGAGCTTGGTATTGCGGATTCGATTGAGCAGAGCATGACGGGAGCAGAAATTGATGAGCTGTCCGATGCGGCGTTTACGCAGAAAATCAAAAATATCCGAGTATTTGCTCGCGTTTCGCCTGAGCATAAAGTAAAAATCGTTAAAGCTTACAAAGCACAAGGAAATACGGTTTCGATGACTGGCGACGGAGTGAATGATGCTCCTTCCTTGAAAAATGCTGATATCGGTGTAGCCATGGGAATCACGGGAACGGACGTATCCAAGGGCGCGAGCGATATGATTTTGACGGATGACAATTTCACCACCATTGTGCATGCGATCCGGGAAGGTCGGAATATCTATGCTAATATTCGCAAGACGGTGACCTTCCTTTTGTCCTGTAATTTCGGTGAGGTAGTTGCGATACTAGCCTCGATTTTGTTCTTCTGGCCGCTACCACTCTTGGCTACACAGATTCTCTGGGTGAATCTGGTAACAGATACCTTGCCGGCGATCGCGCTTGGTGTCGATCCGGGGGAAGAGGATGTCATGAAGCGGAAGCCGAGGGATCCGAAAGAGAGTTTCTTTGCGGGAGGCGCAGCATTTCGGGCGATTTTAGGCGGTATTCTAATCGGTTCTCTCACTCTGTTCGCCTTTTACTTAGGGTTAAGGGAGCACGGCTTCAGCATGAACTCGGCGAATATCTCCGAAGAGGCGATGACGTATGCCAGAACGATGGCCTTCGTTGTGCTTGCCGCGTCACAGTTGTTCTATTCCTTCTCGAAGCGGAGCGACACGAAATCGATTTTCCAGGTTGGCTTGTTCTCTAACAAGCTTCTAGTCGGTGCAGTTATCGCGGGTCTGGTTCTCCAGTTTGCCTCGATCAGCATCCCTTTCCTGGCAGCGGCATTCAAAGTCCATAACCTGTCCTTAGCAGATTGGGGAGTGGTCATAGCTCTTGCCTTGATTCCGCTGATCATCAATGAAATTATCAAGGGATTCATGCGAATGGGGACAGCGAAGCAAGCCTAA
- a CDS encoding N,N-dimethylformamidase beta subunit family domain-containing protein, whose translation MNEQSAAASSVTIVGYADEFSVQPGQDINFMIDTASQVYTANVVKLCGGMPDPDHSTEVPTKLIPADCAGEYRGRRQTTLAGSYAELALLPEWLQDGVFSVQMWIYPTIPKYDNEQTIWSACSMDCTDYARLSITKDGKLAFSLGAADGKSASVVAERPLLAKEWYFVAVQYSAQNEAVMLFSHRCSGWSQVKELEFHTKKASIDYSSTVTEHVLLAADTDPAAKGRTRYHYNGKISNPRFFGKYFNEHQLSGFAAGRISAADQIDTIADYDFSKDISSTKLWDKSSGGYHGVLRQGGVRGVTSYNWTGEQVDYRLAPEQYAAVHFHDDDVADAGWEVDITWKIPLNLESGTYALQLEADGFVDYIPFYVRPTRGCATAPVLYLAPTNTYLAYANERLFKLAQDYLDDDYVLPAQDVYLDEHAELGSSIYDLHSDGFGVQFSSRLRPIMNFRPNYRNWRAVRHFPADLYITGWLERNGHRYDSVTDEDLHSEGIELLRPYKVIITGSHPEYWTRPMMKALEQYLAEGGRLMYLGGNGFYWVTSLDPDRPYLLEVRRGNAGSRSSDSPPGELFHSTTGEPGGIWRHYGYVPQRLVGVGTTALGGGTASGYKRLEDSFHPAAQFIFEGIGEDEIIGDFGYASGGAAGDEVDRYDLGFGTPQHTLRLATSVALDDNYQFVHEDLLNTMPNQGGSTHPLVRADMTYFDIEGGGAVFSTGSINWAGSLAWNEYDNNVARITENVLKHLLIKENPASTVNSGKI comes from the coding sequence ATGAATGAGCAATCTGCTGCAGCATCATCTGTAACTATTGTTGGTTATGCGGATGAATTTAGTGTACAGCCGGGACAAGACATCAATTTCATGATTGATACTGCAAGCCAGGTTTATACGGCCAATGTTGTCAAGCTATGCGGCGGAATGCCAGACCCTGATCATTCAACTGAAGTGCCAACGAAGCTGATCCCTGCGGATTGTGCAGGGGAGTATAGAGGACGGAGGCAAACGACGCTAGCTGGTTCATATGCTGAACTGGCCTTGCTGCCAGAATGGCTGCAGGATGGAGTATTTTCGGTACAAATGTGGATTTATCCTACGATTCCGAAATATGACAACGAGCAGACGATTTGGTCGGCATGTTCTATGGATTGTACAGACTATGCCAGATTGTCAATTACCAAGGATGGAAAATTGGCATTCTCACTCGGCGCTGCAGATGGGAAAAGTGCTAGCGTAGTTGCGGAACGTCCATTGCTTGCGAAGGAATGGTATTTCGTAGCAGTACAATATTCTGCACAAAATGAAGCTGTAATGCTATTCTCCCATCGATGCAGTGGGTGGAGCCAAGTCAAGGAATTAGAGTTCCATACGAAAAAGGCATCCATCGACTATTCGAGCACAGTTACGGAGCATGTCCTGCTTGCGGCAGATACTGACCCGGCGGCCAAGGGAAGAACACGGTACCACTATAACGGAAAAATTAGCAATCCGCGTTTTTTTGGTAAATATTTTAACGAGCATCAATTAAGCGGGTTTGCCGCAGGCCGTATTTCTGCTGCAGATCAGATTGATACTATTGCTGATTATGATTTCAGTAAGGATATATCCTCGACTAAGCTATGGGATAAATCATCCGGCGGGTATCATGGTGTACTGAGACAAGGCGGTGTACGTGGAGTAACCAGTTATAACTGGACGGGAGAACAGGTCGATTATCGGCTTGCTCCAGAACAGTATGCTGCCGTGCATTTCCACGATGATGATGTTGCTGATGCAGGCTGGGAGGTGGATATAACCTGGAAAATACCGCTGAACTTAGAAAGCGGAACTTATGCATTACAGCTGGAGGCCGATGGTTTTGTAGATTACATTCCTTTTTATGTCCGTCCTACCCGGGGATGCGCAACTGCTCCAGTCTTGTATCTAGCACCAACGAATACGTACTTGGCTTATGCTAATGAGCGGCTGTTTAAGCTGGCTCAGGATTATTTAGATGATGATTATGTTTTGCCGGCACAGGATGTTTATTTGGATGAGCATGCTGAATTAGGAAGCTCAATTTACGATTTGCACAGCGATGGATTCGGAGTACAATTTTCGTCAAGGCTTCGTCCAATAATGAACTTTCGGCCCAATTACCGCAATTGGCGCGCTGTACGCCATTTTCCAGCAGATCTGTATATCACCGGGTGGCTTGAGCGGAATGGGCATCGTTACGATTCGGTAACAGATGAGGATTTGCATAGCGAAGGAATCGAACTGCTTCGTCCATATAAAGTCATTATAACCGGCAGTCATCCCGAATATTGGACACGACCGATGATGAAGGCGCTTGAACAGTATTTGGCAGAAGGGGGACGCCTGATGTATTTGGGCGGAAACGGATTTTACTGGGTTACAAGTCTTGATCCGGATCGTCCTTATTTGTTGGAGGTACGGCGTGGTAACGCTGGTTCCCGTTCTTCTGATTCGCCGCCTGGAGAACTCTTCCATAGTACTACGGGGGAACCGGGTGGCATATGGCGCCATTATGGTTATGTTCCTCAGCGTCTGGTAGGTGTTGGCACAACTGCTTTAGGAGGCGGCACGGCTAGCGGTTATAAACGCCTTGAGGACAGCTTCCATCCGGCGGCACAATTTATCTTTGAGGGTATCGGTGAAGATGAGATTATCGGCGACTTCGGTTATGCATCAGGCGGAGCCGCTGGCGATGAGGTGGATCGTTATGACCTTGGATTTGGTACACCTCAACACACGTTAAGGCTCGCTACATCAGTGGCTTTAGACGATAACTACCAGTTTGTTCATGAGGATCTGCTTAATACGATGCCAAATCAGGGAGGAAGCACTCATCCATTGGTTCGTGCGGATATGACCTATTTTGATATAGAGGGCGGGGGTGCAGTATTCTCAACAGGATCTATCAACTGGGCAGGCAGCCTCGCTTGGAATGAATATGATAATAATGTTGCCAGAATTACTGAAAATGTTTTAAAACACTTGTTAATCAAGGAAAACCCTGCATCTACGGTGAATAGCGGGAAAATATAG
- a CDS encoding phage tail protein, translating to MVKTDWSLNDTIQPQDMNAIGEEINQLREEVDHIEIPPASVAEAGIVKLSNATNSTSEILAATPRAVKSAYDAATAAQTTANAANTAAATAQTTANAANTAAAAAQARADSAFQLGNERKAEVVAALVAKGISASTSESWDSLITKLNSIVKASGNAVPADVLSGRTFSNAGGNNLTGTIPNWGAGGTVTPGTANQTKAAGYYNSGITVLGNANLLPANIKSGVDIFGVLGTLEPKLYYEYTVNRINPNVSSTLELPFTPKIAMITGTYKSNPLENSSTDLDYGICYVLSHTIYSNYLWQYTVPGNLYIGKENYNRAEPLNGLLFYRHAGNSSKTIYNVVVRAWG from the coding sequence ATGGTAAAGACAGATTGGAGTTTGAATGACACGATTCAGCCGCAGGATATGAACGCGATTGGGGAAGAGATCAATCAATTGCGTGAAGAGGTGGATCATATCGAAATCCCTCCGGCGTCCGTAGCGGAGGCAGGGATTGTGAAGCTATCCAATGCTACGAACAGCACGAGCGAGATTTTGGCAGCAACACCACGAGCAGTAAAGTCGGCCTATGATGCGGCCACCGCAGCGCAAACTACGGCAAATGCGGCGAATACTGCGGCCGCAACAGCGCAAACCACGGCGAATGCAGCTAATACAGCGGCCGCAGCGGCACAGGCGAGAGCTGATTCGGCTTTTCAGCTTGGCAATGAGCGGAAAGCGGAAGTGGTTGCCGCGCTTGTTGCCAAAGGGATTTCGGCATCCACGAGCGAGAGTTGGGATTCACTCATTACAAAACTCAACTCTATTGTGAAAGCGTCCGGAAATGCAGTTCCTGCGGACGTGTTGAGTGGCAGAACGTTTAGTAATGCTGGTGGGAATAATTTAACCGGAACAATACCTAATTGGGGGGCTGGAGGTACGGTTACGCCGGGGACGGCGAACCAGACAAAGGCCGCTGGGTATTACAACTCGGGAATTACAGTGTTGGGGAATGCAAATTTGCTTCCAGCTAACATCAAAAGCGGGGTTGATATATTCGGTGTGCTAGGGACACTAGAACCTAAATTGTACTACGAATATACTGTAAATAGGATTAATCCGAATGTAAGTAGTACATTAGAACTCCCTTTTACGCCAAAGATTGCCATGATTACTGGAACCTATAAATCAAATCCATTAGAGAACTCATCAACAGATTTGGATTATGGAATTTGCTATGTGTTGTCTCATACTATATATAGCAACTATTTGTGGCAGTATACGGTTCCTGGTAATTTATATATCGGTAAAGAAAACTATAATCGCGCTGAACCATTAAATGGCCTATTATTTTACCGACACGCCGGAAATTCTAGCAAAACTATCTATAACGTTGTCGTTAGGGCATGGGGATAA
- a CDS encoding ketopantoate hydroxymethyltransferase, translated as MISSFLNDVARFVDANISKVVLNDTVEITDFTVKEVTESTVGMQYLVPAADVSLVTKIDLKDANNNVKSTNSLYVPITTDTLLLHTVQVKEV; from the coding sequence ATGATAAGCTCTTTTTTGAATGATGTGGCTCGCTTTGTTGATGCGAATATTTCAAAGGTCGTGTTGAATGATACGGTTGAAATCACGGATTTTACCGTAAAGGAAGTAACCGAGTCAACCGTGGGAATGCAGTATCTGGTCCCGGCGGCTGATGTTTCACTTGTTACAAAAATTGACCTTAAGGATGCAAATAACAATGTCAAGTCAACAAACAGTTTATATGTTCCGATCACGACAGATACTCTTCTGCTGCATACGGTACAAGTTAAGGAGGTATAA